The following are from one region of the Methanococcoides methylutens genome:
- a CDS encoding S-layer protein domain-containing protein, with translation MKYIYFVLLAIFVMLFAATPAASLDPSEPIIHYSDSVAERDTKLSLAQGYTLEIVDINEDNGDVWVEIRHNGKIVEDGEGSGKENDPFEYILTIEAEDNDDEDEEYLIFRVTPKELVTSGTDTATKIRIEQFRDPTRDIKDFLIYDQSDSVNIGEEMDLEEGYTLSASDLDVDEETITVTLKKNDHVVKEVKEMEPGDIFSYYKNVDGEIRTIFIANVYDFFESSESHILFLKEISQREDVEVESNVEISIQGLSGNVVREGEKAIISYELGNDAAKVTISLDEDSIDVRNDVDAGTYQTITEELDKGTHEVMIETVSTDGSISSKETSFTVDGESSTEDNVSEEEISVPDQVDDIIQNTENTSSEFSDSVEDVTKSTAFTYIVVAFLLALTAFFFKREFS, from the coding sequence ATGAAATATATATATTTTGTACTTCTAGCAATATTTGTCATGCTCTTTGCAGCAACACCGGCAGCATCCCTTGATCCGAGCGAACCGATAATACATTATTCAGATAGTGTGGCGGAACGAGACACAAAACTATCATTGGCCCAGGGATATACCCTTGAGATAGTTGATATAAATGAGGACAACGGGGATGTCTGGGTAGAAATACGCCACAATGGAAAAATTGTCGAAGATGGAGAAGGATCTGGAAAGGAAAACGATCCTTTTGAATACATACTGACCATTGAAGCAGAGGATAATGACGATGAGGATGAAGAATACCTTATCTTCCGGGTCACTCCAAAAGAACTCGTCACCAGTGGAACGGATACAGCTACAAAAATAAGAATAGAGCAATTCAGGGACCCTACAAGGGACATAAAGGATTTCCTGATATATGACCAATCGGATTCAGTGAACATAGGCGAGGAGATGGACCTGGAAGAAGGCTACACACTCTCAGCATCAGACCTTGATGTGGATGAAGAGACCATTACAGTAACACTGAAAAAGAACGATCATGTGGTAAAAGAAGTAAAGGAAATGGAACCAGGGGATATTTTCAGCTACTACAAGAACGTAGACGGAGAAATCCGTACGATCTTCATTGCAAATGTTTATGACTTTTTTGAAAGCAGTGAATCACACATACTATTCCTGAAAGAGATCTCACAAAGGGAAGATGTGGAAGTTGAGAGTAATGTTGAGATCAGCATCCAGGGATTATCAGGAAACGTTGTCAGAGAGGGTGAAAAAGCTATCATTTCCTACGAACTTGGAAATGATGCAGCCAAAGTAACGATATCTCTTGATGAGGACAGCATAGACGTCCGCAATGATGTGGATGCAGGAACCTACCAGACAATCACCGAAGAGCTGGATAAGGGAACTCATGAAGTGATGATTGAAACCGTTTCAACGGATGGCAGCATCTCTTCAAAAGAAACCTCATTCACAGTTGACGGAGAGAGTTCGACCGAGGATAATGTGTCCGAAGAGGAAATCTCCGTACCGGACCAGGTTGATGATATCATCCAGAATACCGAGAATACCAGCAGCGAATTTTCCGACTCAGTTGAAGACGTAACAAAGTCCACTGCATTCACATATATTGTAGTCGCCTTCCTTCTTGCACTTACCGCATTCTTCTTCAAGAGAGAGTTTAGCTGA